The Artemia franciscana chromosome 18, ASM3288406v1, whole genome shotgun sequence genome includes a window with the following:
- the LOC136038437 gene encoding uncharacterized protein LOC136038437, giving the protein MMELCSYINKEKVDVICLQETHLNNLKKVSVPGYKCYRKDRDSGRKGGGVLIFIADKIVHYPLALKQHDHEIDVVGVSITLSSGDTLMIKSMYNPKGDTDIYNILSTEAEGHNSFIFGDLNAHSTHWEDIEQSNRAGKNVERLLLENNHIAVLTPYNLPTYYNIKNIKFSTIDIQLGPAAAIDQVSISRVTDLQSDHCAIKTTISNMSHQTKPGKRKFINKKGNWPLFKQILQEANYNLLEDFSQIDDKVKILNKIMMDAAHKAIPKTSPNIWTPTGNKRIKNWWNELCSTAVEAKSVAKKAFQRHPSMSTAIEYKHSSAKVKKTCLQAKREAREKFMTNIDHQTAVPKIHQYVSKMNGKRMTLDDRKYEIKHQGQLITSDFLKADIFANTFMKKPLDTVLPNPPVCVLPSVAQHKKSLMLPFSLSELQTAIEMQLKFSPRI; this is encoded by the coding sequence atgatGGAACTTTGCTCgtatattaataaagaaaaagtggATGTAATTTGTCTCCaagaaacacatttaaataATCTGAAAAAAGTGTCCGTACCAGGATACAAATGCTATCGAAAAGATAGAGATTCTGGCAGAAAAGGAGGTGGAGTGCTCATTTTTATAGCTGATAAAATAGTTCACTATCCATTAGCATTAAAGCAACATGACCATGAAATAGATGTGGTAGGAGTATCAATCACTTTAAGCTCAGGAGACACTTTAATGATTAAATCTATGTATAACCCAAAGGGGGATActgatatatataatattttatcaacAGAAGCAGAGGGTCACAActcctttatttttggtgaccTAAACGCTCATAGCACTCATTGGGAAGATATTGAACAATCAAACCGAGCTGGGAAAAATGTTGAAAGATTACTGTTAGAAAATAACCATATAGCAGTTCTAACACCATATAATTTGCCAacttattataatataaaaaatataaaattttcaaccATTGATATTCAACTAGGTCCTGCTGCTGCTATTGACCAGGTTTCAATAAGTAGAGTAACAGATCTACAAAGTGACCACTGCGCTATTAAGACTACAATCTCTAATATGTCTCACCAAACTAAACCTGGAAAAAGGAAGTTTATCAACAAGAAAGGTAATTGGCCACTGTTCAAGCAAATCCTGCAAGAAGCCAATTATAATTTACTTGAAGATTTTTCCCAAATTgatgataaagtaaaaatacttaacaaaattatgatGGACGCTGCTCACAAAGCAATTCCCAAGACAAGCCCCAACATTTGGACTCCAACTGGCAAtaagagaattaaaaattgGTGGAATGAACTATGCTCTACTGCAGTGGAAGCTAAGAGCGTAGCAAAAAAGGCATTTCAAAGACATCCATCAATGAGCACTGCAATTGAATATAAACATAGCTCagccaaagtaaaaaaaacatgtttacaGGCCAAAAGAGAGGCACGGGAAAAATTTATGACTAACATAGATCATCAAACTGCAGTACCTAAGATTCACCAATACGTAAGCAAGATGAACGGCAAGAGAATGACACTTGATGATcgcaaatatgaaataaaacacCAGGGTCAACTAATAACTTCTGATTTCCTAAAAGCTGATATTTTTGCAAACACATTCATGAAGAAACCTCTAGACACTGTTTTGCCAAATCCACCTGTATGTGTCCTCCCTTCTGTAGCACAGCATAAGAAGTCGTTAATGTTACCCTTTTCTTTATCTGAGTTACAGACAGCTATTGAAATGCAACTTAAATTCAGCCCCAGGATATGA
- the LOC136038436 gene encoding uncharacterized protein LOC136038436, producing the protein MVAPECHLQLVSKDKSHYSDQYVCQLFANKISSHFPEHILAFTDGSVKGSRAGAGVCIPHVSLNISATLPSHTSILSAELFAIHKALETMARLNLSSKNVLILTDSNSAIQLIRKINYEAADSDLKIIRDDLQRLNKCGIFVCFQHIPSHKGLIHNVTADRLANEAANIDPQPESKLGNLRDIMKRRGQIKCLPLRNSPFRSREDTVWYYRLKSGFLFLNSVRFQWNLYHSPLCRWCLTTEETPQHTFFDCQMLAPETNKIKIICKKLKIEEMFDSIISFQLPPNTERPIYRVMIQIMKKTMENELI; encoded by the coding sequence ATGGTGGCTCCTGAATGTCATCTTCAGTTAGTTTCTAAAGACAAGTCACATTATTCAGATCAGTATGTCTGTCAACTGTTTGCTAATAAGATATCCTCACACTTTCCTGAACATATTCTAGCTTTCACGGATGGTTCAGTAAAAGGATCAAGAGCAGGAGCAGGGGTGTGTATTCCTCATGTTTCCTTGAATATATCAGCAACTCTTCCATCCCACACTTCAATTCTGTCAGCAGAGTTATTTGCTATACATAAAGCACTTGAAACTATGGCCAGACTAAACCTTTCGTCAAAGAATGTGTTAATCCTTACAGATTCAAATTCTGCaattcaattaataagaaaaataaattatgaggCTGCTGATTCAGATTTAAAGATAATAAGAGATGATctacaaagattaaataaatgtggtatttttgtttgcttccagcatattcctagtcataaaggacTTATTCATAACGTGACTGCTGATAGGCTAGCAAATGAAGCAGCAAATATTGACCCCCAACCAGAATCAAAATTGGGGAACCTACGAGATATTATGAAACGCCGTGGTCAAATAAAATGTCTACCATTGCGAAATTCCCCATTTCGTTCTAGAGAAGACACAGTGTGGTACTATAGACTgaaatcaggatttctttttctGAATTCTGTCCGATTTCAATGGAATTTGTACCATTCTCCACTATGCAGGTGGTGTTTAACAACAGAGGAAACTCCCCAACACAcattttttgattgccaaatGCTTGCACCCGAAACTAATAAGATtaagataatttgtaaaaaactaaagattgaAGAAATGTTTGACTCCATCATTAGTTTTCAACTACCTCCTAATACTGAAAGGCCGATCTATAGGGTGATGatccaaattatgaaaaagacaatggaaaacGAGCTAATTTAG